Proteins co-encoded in one Flavivirga eckloniae genomic window:
- a CDS encoding heavy-metal-associated domain-containing protein yields MKTTLEIQNLKCGGCANTIISKLSELENISDVSISNEDHTVSFSYENDNVFTEAKQLLHKIGYPTVGEKNALTTKAKSFVSCAIGRMNG; encoded by the coding sequence ATGAAAACAACTTTAGAAATACAAAACCTTAAATGTGGTGGCTGTGCCAATACAATTATCAGTAAATTATCGGAACTAGAAAACATAAGTGATGTCTCAATTAGCAATGAAGACCATACCGTTTCTTTTTCTTATGAAAACGACAACGTGTTTACTGAGGCTAAACAATTATTGCATAAAATTGGTTACCCGACTGTTGGAGAAAAAAATGCATTAACAACAAAAGCAAAATCTTTTGTTAGTTGCGCAATCGGTAGAATGAATGGTTAA
- the prmA gene encoding 50S ribosomal protein L11 methyltransferase — protein MANIIYLGYEFKVNPIEPGVEILVAELGYSGFESFVETQEGVTAYIQKEDWNPTILDDIQILDSEEFEINFTFSEIEQTNWNQEWEKNFNPIVVDNICTVRAPFHEQPNTKFDIIIEPKMSFGTGHHETTHMMIQHILNNDFTDKSVLDMGCGTGVLAILTEMKGARSIDAVDYDNWCYLNSIENVNRNNCKHITVIEGDASVLKNKTYDIIIANINRNILIQDMETYASCLNKKGTLFLSGFYNDDIPVIKKICNTNNLELQSQLERNNWVALEFKKE, from the coding sequence ATGGCAAACATTATTTATTTAGGTTACGAGTTTAAAGTAAATCCCATTGAACCTGGAGTAGAAATACTCGTTGCAGAACTGGGATATTCGGGGTTTGAGAGTTTTGTAGAAACTCAGGAAGGTGTAACTGCATACATTCAAAAAGAAGATTGGAACCCAACAATACTGGATGATATTCAAATTTTAGATTCAGAAGAATTTGAAATCAATTTTACTTTTAGCGAGATCGAACAGACCAATTGGAACCAGGAATGGGAAAAGAATTTTAATCCTATCGTAGTTGATAATATATGTACGGTTCGTGCACCATTTCATGAACAACCTAATACAAAGTTCGATATTATTATCGAACCAAAAATGAGCTTTGGTACCGGACATCATGAAACTACGCATATGATGATTCAACACATACTAAACAACGATTTTACAGATAAATCTGTTTTAGATATGGGCTGTGGTACAGGAGTGCTAGCTATTTTAACAGAGATGAAAGGGGCAAGATCTATTGATGCCGTAGATTATGACAACTGGTGTTATTTAAACAGTATAGAGAACGTAAATCGTAATAATTGTAAACACATAACGGTTATAGAAGGCGATGCTTCGGTTTTAAAAAACAAAACATACGATATAATTATTGCCAATATTAACCGAAATATTTTAATACAAGATATGGAGACTTACGCATCTTGTTTAAACAAAAAAGGGACTTTGTTTTTAAGCGGTTTTTATAACGACGATATTCCTGTTATAAAAAAAATATGCAATACAAACAATCTTGAACTTCAATCTCAATTAGAGCGAAATAATTGGGTAGCTTTAGAGTTTAAAAAAGAATAG
- a CDS encoding DUF1599 domain-containing protein, whose amino-acid sequence MQDTSKQYDAVIDTCKSLFIKKMSDYGSAWRILRLPSLTDQIFIKAQRIRGLQENDVRKVDEGEVSEFIGIINYCIMALIQLEKGVVEQPDLTTEAATELYEKQVDTTKKLMQDKNHDYGEAWRDMRVSSLTDLILQKLLRVKQIEDNAGKTLVSEGIDANYQDMINYAIFALIHLNEQ is encoded by the coding sequence ATGCAAGATACTTCAAAACAATATGACGCGGTAATCGATACGTGTAAAAGTTTATTTATTAAAAAAATGTCGGATTATGGAAGTGCTTGGCGCATATTGCGTTTACCCTCACTAACCGACCAGATTTTTATTAAAGCACAGCGTATTAGAGGACTTCAGGAAAATGATGTTAGAAAGGTAGACGAAGGCGAAGTAAGTGAATTTATAGGTATTATAAACTACTGCATCATGGCTTTGATTCAGTTGGAAAAAGGGGTTGTGGAGCAGCCGGATTTAACTACAGAAGCTGCTACCGAATTATATGAAAAACAAGTAGACACGACCAAGAAGCTTATGCAGGATAAAAACCATGATTATGGTGAGGCATGGCGTGATATGCGAGTAAGTAGTTTAACCGATTTGATTTTGCAAAAACTATTACGAGTAAAGCAAATTGAAGATAATGCAGGCAAAACATTGGTGAGTGAAGGTATAGATGCTAATTATCAGGATATGATTAATTATGCCATTTTTGCGTTAATTCATTTAAATGAACAATAA
- a CDS encoding DUF3667 domain-containing protein, which yields MLCKNCNNDLPVDINFCGACGARVIKNRLTLKNLLKHFAKTYFDYDNRFLQTFIKLFTEPETVIESYIGGTRKKYVNVINYFAIALTLSGFQMFVLNKFFPELLDMGFLVREGAEEFQKKNMSFTQEYQSILYMLIVPGYALISKIIFFNYKKYNYTEHLVTNMYLSAHISMVSSILIITAAFFGINFGVMGLAFIGIQILYYAYGFKRLFKLSFKSIVLKTILFLLILVVLFLIFSVLAGIVMYLNGTLDAINAAHKAA from the coding sequence ATGCTTTGTAAGAACTGCAATAACGATTTACCTGTTGACATTAATTTTTGTGGAGCTTGTGGAGCCAGAGTAATAAAGAACAGGCTTACTTTAAAAAATCTGCTCAAGCATTTTGCCAAAACATATTTTGACTACGACAACAGGTTTTTGCAAACGTTTATAAAGCTTTTTACAGAACCAGAAACCGTTATAGAAAGCTATATTGGTGGTACTCGAAAAAAGTATGTTAATGTTATTAACTATTTTGCCATTGCGCTTACACTATCTGGTTTTCAAATGTTTGTTTTGAATAAGTTTTTTCCTGAATTATTGGATATGGGTTTTCTTGTTCGTGAAGGTGCTGAAGAATTTCAAAAAAAGAATATGAGTTTTACTCAGGAATACCAATCGATCTTATATATGCTTATAGTTCCAGGTTATGCCCTGATTTCAAAAATTATTTTTTTCAATTATAAGAAATACAATTACACCGAGCATTTGGTAACAAACATGTATTTGTCCGCTCACATTTCAATGGTAAGCTCTATACTAATTATAACTGCTGCTTTTTTTGGAATTAATTTTGGTGTAATGGGACTTGCATTTATAGGGATACAAATTTTATACTATGCTTATGGTTTTAAGCGCCTCTTCAAATTAAGTTTTAAAAGTATTGTACTAAAAACCATTTTATTTTTATTAATTCTTGTTGTTTTATTTTTAATATTTAGTGTTTTAGCTGGTATTGTAATGTACCTTAATGGTACTTTAGATGCCATTAATGCCGCTCATAAAGCGGCGTAA
- a CDS encoding M57 family metalloprotease codes for MEKFKIFLVAILLSPFLFQSCQKEDVTTDNNSQIEEEATTDKLKVTDEMLQKLSDFYLNTDGVKVVDFLLPDGTTTPMIQVEEDLMFTEEQIMQLDFNRVRSKGSSETERNYHTNNLVSQGKNISIIGFTGGGGYGLSPKEQNALQMAVNNYNSLSGVSISFTLTFGTNYGPKDMVVYNNPFQFGSGGSAGFPSASGNPYKFVQIFGLNSFNVDVIEHVITHEIGHSVGFRHTDWQTRQSCGQNINEGLAGVGANAIPGTSAGYNPNSIMLACFNSSVDGEFDADDIIGLQYMY; via the coding sequence ATGGAAAAATTTAAAATATTTTTAGTCGCTATTTTATTGTCCCCTTTTTTATTTCAATCATGTCAAAAAGAGGATGTCACTACCGATAATAATTCTCAAATAGAAGAAGAAGCTACCACAGATAAATTAAAAGTAACAGATGAGATGTTACAAAAACTATCTGATTTTTATCTGAATACAGACGGTGTAAAGGTTGTCGATTTTTTATTACCAGATGGTACAACCACACCTATGATTCAGGTAGAAGAAGATCTTATGTTTACGGAGGAACAAATTATGCAGTTAGATTTTAATAGAGTACGAAGTAAAGGTAGTAGTGAAACAGAACGTAACTACCATACCAATAATTTGGTGTCTCAAGGGAAAAATATAAGCATCATTGGTTTCACCGGTGGTGGCGGATATGGCTTGAGTCCAAAAGAACAAAATGCATTACAGATGGCTGTAAATAATTATAACTCATTAAGTGGCGTTTCAATTTCTTTTACGTTAACTTTTGGTACAAACTACGGACCTAAGGACATGGTTGTTTACAATAACCCATTTCAATTTGGCTCTGGAGGATCTGCCGGTTTTCCATCTGCTAGTGGAAACCCCTATAAGTTTGTTCAAATATTCGGTTTAAACAGTTTTAATGTTGATGTTATAGAACATGTAATTACGCATGAAATAGGACATTCGGTTGGGTTTAGACATACAGATTGGCAAACAAGACAAAGTTGTGGCCAAAATATAAATGAAGGACTGGCTGGAGTAGGCGCAAATGCAATTCCTGGAACATCAGCAGGTTATAATCCGAATTCAATTATGTTGGCTTGTTTCAATTCTTCTGTAGATGGAGAATTTGATGCCGATGACATTATTGGACTACAGTATATGTACTAG
- a CDS encoding ATP-dependent Clp protease adaptor ClpS, protein MSTKEKASEELLLEEEIVTQREIVLFNDDVNTFDHVIETLIYACEHTSEQAEQCSLIVHYKGKCTVKTGPYEDLKPRCSMLLDAGLSAEIV, encoded by the coding sequence ATGAGCACTAAAGAAAAAGCATCAGAAGAATTATTACTTGAGGAAGAAATAGTCACTCAACGTGAAATAGTACTATTTAATGACGATGTTAATACGTTCGATCATGTTATAGAAACACTTATTTATGCTTGTGAACATACTTCAGAGCAGGCAGAACAATGCTCGTTAATAGTTCATTACAAAGGAAAGTGTACTGTTAAAACAGGACCTTACGAAGATTTAAAACCTCGCTGTTCTATGCTTCTTGATGCAGGGTTAAGCGCCGAAATCGTTTAA
- a CDS encoding BT_3928 family protein, which produces MKIFVSISRVFVGVLFIISGLIKLNDPLGFSYKLQEYFSADVLNITFLEPYALMISVLVVVFEVVLGVFLLIGYKPKFTIWSLLLMIVFFTFLTFYSAYFEKVKDCGCFGDALKLTPWESFYKDLILLFFILILFFGIKHIKPIFNKLVTTVIALLGFIFSLWLGYHVLEHLPVKDFRGYKIGANIQENMSIPEDAAKPIIDYAWKFNIGGEEKIITTNGSYPTVEGDFVSVETKVIKEGYQPPIYDFSIESAEEDLTQHFLAEENLIVIVSYSLEKIERGGALKLKALQDDAIKQGYRLIGLTASGEEAKQRIKEAYNIDFEFYLCDEKALKTVVRSNPGVLELDNGTVKQKVHWNDIHKLELPKVERRPEPEVEEETVAYFINDQAATEDDVDALNEENIESVNVVKDSLRLSELYARDSILYTSIIDVKLKVE; this is translated from the coding sequence ATGAAAATTTTTGTTAGCATATCAAGAGTATTCGTTGGTGTTTTATTTATCATATCTGGATTAATAAAACTTAACGACCCTTTAGGGTTTTCGTATAAATTACAAGAGTATTTTAGCGCCGATGTTTTAAATATCACTTTTTTAGAGCCGTATGCATTAATGATTTCGGTTTTAGTCGTTGTTTTTGAAGTTGTTTTAGGTGTGTTTTTGCTTATAGGCTATAAGCCTAAGTTTACCATTTGGAGTTTGCTGTTAATGATCGTGTTTTTTACATTTTTAACATTTTATTCGGCTTATTTTGAAAAAGTAAAAGACTGTGGTTGTTTTGGAGATGCTTTAAAACTAACCCCCTGGGAAAGTTTTTATAAGGATCTGATTTTGTTATTCTTTATACTGATTCTATTTTTTGGAATAAAGCATATAAAACCAATATTTAATAAGTTGGTCACAACAGTTATTGCTTTATTAGGCTTTATATTTAGTCTTTGGTTGGGTTATCACGTGTTGGAGCATTTACCGGTTAAAGATTTTAGAGGCTATAAAATTGGAGCAAACATTCAGGAAAACATGAGCATTCCAGAAGATGCCGCAAAACCAATTATAGATTACGCATGGAAGTTTAATATTGGTGGCGAAGAGAAAATAATTACTACAAATGGCTCATACCCAACTGTAGAAGGTGATTTTGTAAGTGTGGAGACTAAAGTGATTAAAGAAGGTTATCAACCTCCAATCTATGACTTTTCAATAGAAAGCGCCGAAGAAGATTTAACACAACACTTTTTAGCAGAAGAAAACCTTATTGTAATTGTATCTTATAGTTTGGAAAAAATTGAAAGAGGAGGTGCTTTAAAATTAAAAGCTTTACAAGACGATGCTATTAAGCAAGGCTATAGGTTAATTGGTTTAACTGCTTCTGGCGAGGAAGCCAAGCAACGTATAAAAGAAGCTTACAATATTGATTTTGAGTTTTATCTGTGTGATGAAAAAGCCCTTAAAACGGTTGTACGTTCCAATCCGGGAGTTTTAGAACTGGATAACGGTACCGTAAAACAGAAAGTACATTGGAACGATATTCACAAATTAGAGTTGCCAAAGGTAGAAAGAAGGCCAGAGCCAGAAGTTGAAGAAGAAACTGTGGCCTATTTTATAAACGATCAAGCTGCCACTGAAGATGATGTTGATGCTTTGAATGAAGAAAACATAGAAAGTGTCAATGTGGTGAAGGATTCTTTACGGTTGAGCGAACTATATGCCAGAGACAGTATTCTTTATACCAGTATTATCGACGTTAAACTAAAAGTAGAATAA
- a CDS encoding TlpA family protein disulfide reductase, which yields MKTNYLLVLLLIGFFSCNSNDPVQFSTEALNDTFISLQGNEVTFQSILEKHKGKTIVIDIWASWCKDCIEGMPKLKALQTEYKDVSYVFLSMDRGEASWKKGIEKYDVAGDHYYMQNGEDCPFADFVDISWIPRYMVINKASEIVVFDVIESDDENLIEAIKN from the coding sequence ATGAAGACGAATTACCTCTTAGTACTATTATTGATCGGCTTTTTTAGCTGTAATAGTAATGATCCTGTACAATTTTCAACCGAAGCATTGAACGACACCTTTATATCATTGCAAGGCAATGAAGTAACTTTTCAAAGTATTTTAGAAAAGCATAAAGGAAAAACCATAGTTATTGATATATGGGCATCCTGGTGTAAAGATTGTATTGAAGGAATGCCTAAGTTAAAAGCATTACAAACGGAATATAAAGACGTGTCGTATGTGTTTTTATCAATGGATAGAGGGGAAGCATCTTGGAAGAAAGGGATTGAAAAGTATGATGTTGCAGGCGATCATTATTATATGCAAAATGGAGAGGATTGTCCTTTTGCAGATTTTGTAGATATTAGTTGGATTCCCAGATATATGGTCATAAATAAAGCCAGCGAAATCGTTGTATTTGATGTTATTGAATCTGATGACGAAAATCTTATAGAAGCTATTAAAAATTAA
- a CDS encoding diadenylate cyclase — protein sequence MEIFKDLLKFTVVDVIDVILVALLLYYVYKLVKGTVAINIFLGIIIIYLVWRLTDFLNMELLTGIFGGFMKVGIIALIVVFQPEIRKFLLMVGSTNFSRRRKFIKQLKFLKTETTDETDINAIVSACHKMSMSKTGALIVFERNNSLDFLSSSGDEMNIKVTQPIIESIFFKNSPLHDGAIIVSNNIVKATRVILPVNNEKTIPQRFGLRHRAAIGVTEKTDALALVVSEETGHISYFKDGEFVVFKDTNQLNSLIKEDLS from the coding sequence TTGGAAATATTTAAAGATCTTTTAAAATTTACTGTAGTTGATGTTATAGATGTCATCTTGGTGGCACTCCTACTCTACTATGTTTACAAACTTGTAAAGGGTACGGTAGCCATCAATATATTTCTTGGAATTATCATTATATACTTGGTTTGGAGGTTAACCGACTTCTTAAACATGGAACTTCTTACCGGGATTTTTGGTGGTTTTATGAAGGTTGGGATTATCGCTTTGATTGTTGTATTCCAGCCAGAAATTCGTAAGTTTTTATTAATGGTAGGCTCGACCAACTTTAGTAGGCGACGTAAGTTTATAAAGCAGCTTAAATTTTTAAAAACTGAAACAACCGATGAAACCGATATCAATGCCATCGTTTCGGCTTGTCACAAAATGTCTATGTCTAAAACCGGTGCCTTAATCGTTTTTGAACGTAATAATAGTCTGGATTTTTTATCCTCGTCGGGAGATGAAATGAATATCAAGGTAACCCAACCCATAATTGAAAGTATTTTTTTTAAAAATAGCCCGTTACACGATGGTGCGATTATAGTTAGCAATAACATTGTAAAAGCAACGCGTGTTATTTTACCTGTAAATAACGAAAAAACTATTCCGCAGCGTTTTGGGCTTCGTCATAGAGCTGCTATTGGAGTTACCGAAAAAACAGATGCACTAGCTCTTGTTGTAAGTGAAGAAACTGGGCATATTTCCTATTTTAAAGATGGAGAGTTTGTTGTTTTTAAAGATACAAACCAACTTAATTCCTTGATTAAAGAAGATTTATCGTAA
- the tpiA gene encoding triose-phosphate isomerase: MRKNIVAGNWKMNNDLSQTGSLIEALKGKTKTSNAEVMVAPTFTNLYQASEALKGEGIEVIAQNVHFAENGAYTGEISASMLKSVGVETVILGHSERREYFNETDEMLAKKVDAVLANNLRVIFCFGEVLEDRKSGNQEVIVEGQIKNALFHLKASAFKNIVLAYEPVWAIGTGETASPEQAQDMHAFIRKTLTDKYGSEVADAVSILYGGSVKPGNAQEIFSKPDVDGGLIGGASLNADDFFAIVNAF, encoded by the coding sequence ATGAGAAAAAATATTGTAGCAGGAAACTGGAAGATGAATAATGATTTATCGCAAACAGGATCATTAATTGAAGCGTTAAAGGGTAAAACTAAAACATCGAATGCCGAGGTTATGGTTGCACCAACATTTACTAATTTGTACCAAGCTTCTGAAGCGTTAAAAGGAGAAGGTATTGAAGTGATAGCGCAAAACGTACACTTTGCAGAAAATGGAGCTTACACAGGTGAGATTAGCGCAAGTATGCTTAAGAGTGTAGGTGTAGAAACGGTAATTTTAGGACATAGCGAACGTCGTGAATATTTTAACGAAACAGACGAGATGTTAGCTAAAAAAGTAGATGCTGTTCTAGCAAATAACTTACGCGTTATTTTTTGTTTTGGAGAGGTGTTAGAAGATAGAAAATCGGGCAACCAAGAAGTTATAGTAGAAGGTCAGATAAAAAATGCTTTATTTCACTTAAAAGCTTCAGCTTTTAAAAATATTGTATTGGCTTACGAGCCAGTTTGGGCAATTGGTACAGGAGAAACAGCTAGTCCTGAGCAAGCACAAGATATGCATGCATTTATAAGAAAAACGTTAACAGATAAATATGGTAGTGAAGTAGCTGACGCTGTTTCTATACTTTATGGAGGAAGTGTTAAGCCAGGCAATGCACAAGAGATTTTCTCTAAACCAGACGTAGATGGCGGTTTAATAGGAGGAGCTTCGCTTAATGCAGACGACTTTTTTGCTATTGTAAACGCTTTTTAA
- the folP gene encoding dihydropteroate synthase, producing the protein MTINCKGKLIDLTSPKVMGILNITPDSFYDGGQHKSNLDILKHVELMLQEGATFIDVGAYSSRPNADHVSETDELKRILPIVDLILKEFPDTLLSIDTFRSHVAKQCIDAGATLINDISAGKLDHNMLQTIADLRVPYIMMHMKGTPQTMQQQTDYDDMLKEILYYFSERIAAARQLGIVDVIVDPGFGFAKTLEQNYELLNKLEHFKMIEKPVLVGISRKSMIYKALETSAKASLNGTSVLNTVALQKNASILRVHDVKEAMECIKLVESVVRS; encoded by the coding sequence ATGACAATTAATTGTAAAGGAAAACTTATCGATTTAACATCACCCAAAGTAATGGGAATCCTTAACATAACACCAGATTCTTTTTATGATGGTGGACAACACAAAAGCAACCTTGATATTTTAAAGCATGTGGAATTAATGCTCCAAGAGGGCGCTACTTTTATTGATGTTGGTGCTTACAGCTCGCGCCCTAATGCCGATCATGTAAGCGAGACCGATGAGCTAAAAAGAATCTTACCTATTGTTGATTTAATTTTAAAAGAATTTCCGGACACTTTACTTTCTATCGATACGTTTAGAAGTCATGTTGCCAAGCAATGCATTGATGCTGGTGCGACCTTAATTAACGATATTTCGGCGGGAAAATTAGACCATAATATGCTTCAAACTATTGCAGACTTGCGGGTGCCTTATATTATGATGCACATGAAAGGAACACCGCAAACCATGCAGCAACAAACCGATTACGACGATATGCTTAAAGAAATACTCTATTACTTTTCTGAACGTATTGCTGCTGCAAGGCAATTGGGTATTGTTGATGTTATTGTTGACCCGGGATTCGGTTTTGCCAAAACCTTGGAACAGAATTATGAATTGCTAAATAAACTTGAACACTTTAAAATGATAGAAAAACCTGTATTAGTTGGCATTTCCAGAAAATCCATGATTTATAAAGCACTGGAAACTTCTGCTAAAGCATCTCTTAATGGCACAAGTGTTTTAAACACTGTAGCGCTGCAGAAGAACGCTTCTATTTTAAGGGTTCATGATGTAAAAGAGGCTATGGAATGTATTAAACTGGTTGAATCTGTAGTTAGAAGTTAG
- a CDS encoding ABC transporter permease: MISYLLNKTSYALLTLFGVVTVIFFLFNVLPGDPAQMMLGQNEDSEQLAIVKQKYGFDKPVSTQYLYYLNDLLPISFHSKNQDDYTFLSKGKYQATRLFSIGNTTVVLKFPYLRESFTKQGKKVSEVLGETLPNTFVLAVTAIIIAMILGVLLGIVSALFKDRWLDKFIQIFSTLGMSIPSFFSAILFAWFFGYILHEYTNLEMTGSLYELDDFGEAMHIKWKNLILPATVLGIRPLAVVIQLMRNSLLEVFNQDYIRTARAKGLSEFQIIRKHAVKNALNPVVTAISGWFASMLAGAVFVEYIFGWNGLGKEIVNALNTLDLPVIMGSVLIIALLFIIINILVDLIYVWLDPKVKLQ; this comes from the coding sequence TTGATAAGCTACTTACTAAATAAAACCTCATACGCCTTACTCACATTATTTGGAGTGGTGACTGTTATTTTCTTTTTATTTAATGTTCTTCCCGGTGACCCGGCGCAAATGATGTTGGGACAGAATGAAGACAGTGAACAATTGGCAATTGTAAAACAAAAATATGGTTTCGATAAACCTGTAAGTACTCAGTATTTGTATTATTTAAACGATTTGTTGCCCATTTCATTTCATTCAAAAAATCAAGACGATTATACCTTTCTGAGCAAAGGAAAGTATCAAGCCACAAGACTGTTTTCTATAGGAAACACAACAGTGGTTTTAAAGTTTCCATATTTGCGGGAATCATTTACAAAACAAGGTAAAAAAGTAAGTGAGGTGTTGGGGGAAACGTTACCAAACACCTTTGTATTAGCAGTAACAGCCATTATAATAGCCATGATTTTAGGTGTTTTATTGGGAATAGTTTCTGCACTTTTTAAAGATCGATGGTTAGATAAATTCATTCAGATATTCAGTACTTTAGGTATGAGCATCCCCTCATTTTTTAGTGCCATTTTATTTGCCTGGTTTTTTGGGTATATACTGCATGAGTACACAAATTTAGAAATGACAGGCAGTTTATACGAATTGGACGATTTTGGGGAAGCTATGCACATAAAATGGAAAAACTTAATACTGCCAGCTACAGTACTGGGTATTCGTCCATTAGCAGTAGTTATTCAGCTTATGCGGAATTCCTTGTTAGAAGTGTTTAATCAGGATTATATTCGCACCGCCCGTGCTAAGGGACTAAGTGAATTTCAAATTATAAGAAAGCATGCTGTTAAGAATGCATTAAACCCTGTAGTTACAGCAATATCTGGTTGGTTTGCATCTATGTTGGCAGGAGCTGTTTTTGTAGAGTATATTTTTGGCTGGAATGGTTTGGGAAAAGAAATTGTAAACGCACTAAACACATTAGATCTGCCTGTAATTATGGGATCGGTACTAATTATAGCCCTGCTTTTTATAATCATAAATATTTTGGTAGACTTAATTTATGTATGGTTAGATCCAAAAGTGAAGCTGCAATAA
- a CDS encoding MBL fold metallo-hydrolase: MKIEQIYTGCLAQGAYYIESNGEVAIIDPLRETQQYVDKAEKENAKIKYIFETHFHADFVSGHVDLAKKTGATIVFGPGAETAYDAHIATDNETFKIGNITIKVLHTPGHTLESSTFLLIDENGNNHAIFSGDTLFLGDVGRPDLAIKSDLTKEDLAGMLYDSLRNKIMPLADNIIVYPAHGAGSACGKNLSKETVGLLGDQKKTNYALRADMTKEEFIEDVLDGIPPPPQYFAKNAMMNKSGYDNFEAVLQKGDTELTPEDFEAIANQEDALVLDVRNEKEFVKEHIPNSVFIGINGGFAPWVGALITDLKQPILLITPEGKEKETVTRLSRVGYDNTLGYLKGGIQAWKDAGKDIETIESISVDEFSNRFKSGDITTLDVRKDGEYKSEHLEGDSVQHFALDYINDNMNAIDKTKTYHLHCAGGYRSVIAASILKARGFDVIDIAGGFAAIKKTDLPTTAFVCPSTL, encoded by the coding sequence ATGAAAATAGAACAAATTTATACAGGGTGCTTAGCTCAAGGAGCTTATTATATTGAATCTAATGGAGAAGTAGCCATTATTGATCCTTTACGTGAAACGCAACAATATGTTGATAAGGCCGAGAAAGAAAATGCCAAAATCAAGTATATTTTTGAAACCCATTTTCATGCCGATTTTGTTTCTGGTCATGTTGATTTAGCTAAAAAAACAGGAGCAACTATTGTTTTTGGTCCTGGAGCAGAAACCGCTTACGACGCCCATATAGCAACAGATAATGAAACCTTTAAAATAGGAAATATTACCATTAAAGTATTACACACACCAGGACATACTTTGGAATCATCTACATTTCTTTTAATTGACGAAAACGGAAACAATCATGCCATTTTTAGTGGAGACACTTTGTTTTTAGGAGATGTAGGACGCCCGGATTTGGCAATTAAATCCGATTTAACGAAAGAAGATTTGGCTGGTATGTTATATGATTCTTTACGAAACAAAATTATGCCATTAGCCGATAATATTATTGTATATCCAGCACATGGTGCGGGCTCTGCTTGTGGTAAAAATTTAAGCAAAGAAACGGTTGGTCTTTTGGGAGATCAGAAAAAAACAAATTATGCTTTAAGAGCAGATATGACCAAAGAAGAGTTTATAGAAGACGTTTTAGATGGTATTCCACCTCCGCCTCAATATTTTGCAAAAAATGCCATGATGAACAAATCTGGCTATGATAATTTTGAAGCGGTTCTACAAAAAGGCGATACCGAATTAACACCTGAAGACTTTGAAGCGATTGCAAACCAAGAGGATGCTTTGGTACTAGATGTTAGAAACGAAAAGGAATTTGTAAAAGAACATATTCCGAACTCTGTTTTTATTGGAATTAATGGTGGATTTGCGCCGTGGGTAGGTGCTTTAATTACTGATTTAAAACAACCTATTCTATTAATAACACCAGAAGGAAAAGAAAAAGAAACTGTTACCAGATTATCTCGTGTTGGCTACGATAATACTCTTGGCTATTTAAAAGGAGGTATTCAAGCATGGAAAGATGCCGGTAAGGATATTGAAACCATAGAATCTATTTCAGTAGATGAGTTTAGTAACCGCTTTAAAAGTGGCGATATAACCACCCTTGACGTTAGAAAAGACGGTGAATATAAATCAGAGCACTTGGAAGGCGATTCTGTGCAGCATTTTGCCTTAGATTATATTAATGACAACATGAATGCTATAGATAAAACCAAAACGTATCATCTGCATTGTGCTGGCGGATATCGTTCAGTTATCGCAGCATCTATTTTAAAAGCAAGAGGGTTTGATGTTATAGATATTGCCGGAGGCTTTGCAGCTATTAAAAAAACAGATTTACCAACAACTGCGTTTGTTTGTCCATCAACGTTATAA